Proteins encoded in a region of the Candidatus Methanoperedens sp. genome:
- a CDS encoding flagellar protein G encodes MAGEAITQLIFFIGAVVIAVSVIGVVTTNVHSITASYGMSSQTLADQLKTDITIINDPAAIPYDNNTDNYSFYVKNTGKNTLDPTSVNMFIDGNYYNFSKNWTIMDKPGSSSWYPAYVLRLNYSSPGLSSGDHTVRVVAGNGVFDTLPFHI; translated from the coding sequence ATGGCAGGCGAAGCAATAACCCAACTGATATTCTTCATAGGCGCGGTGGTGATAGCCGTGAGCGTCATTGGCGTGGTAACAACCAACGTGCATTCCATCACAGCATCCTACGGCATGAGTAGCCAGACACTGGCTGACCAGTTAAAGACCGACATTACCATAATCAATGACCCCGCGGCGATTCCCTACGATAACAATACCGATAATTACAGTTTCTATGTAAAAAATACCGGGAAAAACACGCTTGACCCCACCTCTGTTAACATGTTCATCGATGGGAATTACTATAACTTTTCAAAAAACTGGACGATAATGGACAAACCAGGTAGTTCTTCCTGGTACCCCGCCTATGTGCTGAGGCTGAATTATTCGTCCCCAGGACTTTCATCAGGAGACCATACTGTAAGGGTAGTTGCAGGAAACGGCGTATTCGATACACTGCCTTTCCACATCTGA